In a genomic window of Amycolatopsis japonica:
- a CDS encoding ABC transporter ATP-binding protein yields MTLSTFEMSGVSVTFGGLVALSDVSLTVAPGRVLGAIGPNGAGKTTLFNVACGFVRPDTGGLTWRGTELRRLRPHHLAGLGIARGLQELGLFDRMTVLENVLVGAGRHAKSGFWSSLLGLTKDEKALTERAMTQLEDFGIADVAQRYPTSLPYPVRKRVALARALVSEPDLLLLDEPAGGLSSAEIDEIGTLVRGLTERMSVMLVEHHMDLVMGVCDEIVVLDFGRVIARGTPDEIRADPAVQAAYLGEEVAGADR; encoded by the coding sequence GTGACCCTGTCGACCTTCGAGATGTCCGGCGTATCGGTGACCTTCGGTGGTCTCGTCGCGTTGTCGGACGTCTCCCTGACCGTCGCGCCGGGCCGGGTGCTCGGGGCGATCGGCCCGAACGGGGCCGGCAAGACCACGCTGTTCAACGTCGCCTGCGGTTTCGTCCGGCCGGACACCGGCGGGCTGACCTGGCGCGGCACGGAACTGCGGCGGCTGCGCCCGCATCACCTCGCCGGCCTCGGTATCGCGCGTGGCCTGCAGGAACTCGGCTTGTTCGACCGGATGACCGTGCTGGAGAACGTCCTCGTGGGCGCGGGCAGGCACGCGAAATCCGGCTTCTGGTCTTCGCTGCTGGGGCTGACGAAGGACGAGAAGGCCCTGACCGAGCGGGCGATGACGCAGCTGGAGGACTTCGGCATCGCCGACGTCGCCCAGCGCTACCCCACCAGTCTTCCTTACCCGGTAAGGAAAAGGGTCGCTTTGGCGCGAGCGCTGGTCAGCGAACCCGACCTGCTGCTGCTCGACGAACCGGCGGGCGGTCTGTCGTCGGCGGAGATCGACGAGATCGGCACGCTGGTCCGCGGTCTCACCGAACGCATGTCGGTGATGCTCGTCGAGCACCATATGGATCTGGTGATGGGGGTCTGCGACGAGATCGTGGTGCTGGACTTCGGCAGGGTCATCGCCCGCGGCACCCCGGACGAGATCCGCGCCGATCCGGCGGTCCAGGCGGCCTACCTCGGCGAGGAGGTGGCCGGTGCTGACCGTTGA